From the Hevea brasiliensis isolate MT/VB/25A 57/8 chromosome 15, ASM3005281v1, whole genome shotgun sequence genome, one window contains:
- the LOC110635588 gene encoding uncharacterized protein LOC110635588: MEGPFLKSSNTFIVFVPWILKAQANCHDHLNSSFNLKLASSLHPIIHTSKFKNNLFQPSFKYPLALYCCLLILLRDRNNKLKKEKGGKKKTEASKKEMACFVPFNNRNLDISFFVFRPTMVLVDELIETLKHFSGSTESLGCAQSSILRSIHGNMIIWYGAWMKKSSENKELLTAALLSMLTSISSMAILIEHGFFDAYAGESRDGSSAAKFSTGDAISINIIVPQSGDVNDLSYANLALFKSHFLKMEGASAGVCLNCQSKPKVASLYVWKSLQFCYSWIINSDHRRTMLPYLERFSLDIKYDIFRVVFVSSDNLLSYQHLPSNQMLQNEGASKEKGQVIMQD; encoded by the exons ATGGAAGGTCCATTTCTAAAGTCTTCGAATACATTCATAGTTTTCGTCCCCTGGATTTTAAAAGCTCAGGCAAATTGCCATGACCATTTgaattcctctttcaatcttaaaTTAGCTTCAAGCCTCCATCCAATAATCCACACCTCAAAATTCAAAAACAATCTTTTCCAACCAAGTTTCAAGTACCCTTTAGCCCTTTATTGCTGTCTGTTGATTCTTTTAAGAGACAGGAACAacaaattaaagaaagaaaaaggggGAAAAAAGAAGACAGAAGCAAGCAAAAAAGAGATGGCATGCTTTGTGCCTTTCAATAACAGGAATTTGGATATAAGTTTTTTTGTCTTCAGGCCCACGATGGTTTTAGTTGATGAGTTAATTGAAACGCTTAAGCACTTTTCTGGGAGCACTGAGAGCCTTGGTTGTGCTCAGAGTTCCATATTGAGAAGCATCCATGGAAATATG ATCATATGGTATGGAGCATGGATGAAGAAATCTAGTGAGAACAAAGAGTTGTTGACTGCAGCCCTT TTATCAATGTTAACAAGCATATCAAGCATGGCAATCTTGATTGAACATGGCTTCTTTGATGCTTACGCCGGCGAATCAAGAGACGGGTCCTCAGCAGCGAAATTTTCAACCGGAGATGCAATTTCCATTAATATAATAGTGCCACAATCAGGAGACGTGAATGACCTATCCTATGCAAACTTGGCACTCTTCAAATCGCACTTCCTGAAGATGGAAGGAGCAAGTGCTGGAGTGTGCCTGAATTGCCAGAGCAAGCCTAAAGTGGCAAGCCTTTATGTGTGGAAATCTCTCCAATTCTGTTACTCATGGATTATAAATTCTGATCACAGGAGGACAATGCTACCCTATCTTGAACGTTTTTCTCTTGACATTAAGTATGACATTTTTAGGGTAGTTTTTGTTAGCAGTGACAACCTACTAAGTTACCAACATCTTCCTTCTAATCAGATGTTACAAAATGAAGGGGCCAGCAAAGAAAAAGGCCAGGTAATTATGCAAGATTAA